The following coding sequences lie in one Osmerus mordax isolate fOsmMor3 chromosome 13, fOsmMor3.pri, whole genome shotgun sequence genomic window:
- the ddx28 gene encoding probable ATP-dependent RNA helicase DDX28 — MQSAKIGYLLSRSYLSNNIYSSKNMFRFHVNGTIILYRACQTATTKESVVIRIPRYMQKQVEGVKQMRGKNKIATTKPGKLLIQSKNPQLNQSASYTLGKFEEPVLSSKGWKHNKSFGDYFTVNNTQHVPSFVSECQLEETEKKKKSVTFQNLCLSSELLEVLSTMNITHPTTVQLQTIPKILKGHNILCAAETGSGKTLSYLLPIVHKLQSEKESEDYIDTAPKIRSVVLVPARELADQVSAVAKTLCTPLGLLVKTVGGGKGVGDIKLAFDKGPPDVLVATPGAMVKALRRRYLDLSELRVFVVDEADTMFDPSFAGMLESILVHTQVASEPSETRGPNPKSQLVVVGATFPGGVGDVLSQVTDLGSIVTIKSKMLHYLMPHVKQTFLKVKGADKLLELHQALKQTEPEKHGVLVFCNKSATVNWLGYSLEEMGVRHVRLQGEMPAAVRAGIFRSFQKGQVDVLICTDIASRGLDTQRVRLVVNYDFPESHTDYIHRTGRVGRAGSVENGEVLSFVSHPWDVERVQQIETAARRRTILPGMESAIQKPSPKEMETE, encoded by the coding sequence ATGCAGTCAGCGAAGATCGGCTATTTATTGTCCAGATCATACTTATCTAACAACATTTACTCATCAAAGAACATGTTCCGGTTTCATGTTAATGGAACCATCATTTTATACCGTGCTTGTCAAACAGCAACCACCAAAGAGTCGGTGGTCATTCGTATTCCTAGGTATATGCAGAAACAGGTCGAAGGCGTGAAGCAGATGAGGGGCAAGAACAAAATCGCCACAACTAAACCCGGCAAGCTGTTAATACAGAGCAAGAATCCTCAGCTGAACCAGTCGGCAAGTTATACCCTTGGCAAGTTTGAGGAGCCTGTACTGTCATCCAAAGGATGGAAACATAACAAATCATTCGGTGACTATTTCACCGTTAACAACACCCAGCATGTCCCGTCCTTCGTCAGTGAGTGCCAGTTGGAGGAAACCgagaaaaagaagaaatctGTGACATTTCAAAACCTTTGTCTCTCTTCAGAGTTGTTGGAGGTTTTGAGCACCATGAACATAACGCACCCCACCACAGTGCAACTTCAGACCATCCCCAAAATCCTAAAAGGTCACAACATTTTGTGCgctgcagagacaggaagtggaaaaaCACTGAGTTACCTGCTGCCTATTGTTCATAAACTCCAGAGTGAAAAGGAGTCAGAGGATTACATTGACACTGCACCCAAGATTCGTTCAGTGGTTCTTGTGCCTGCGAGGGAACTAGCTGACCAGGTATCAGCTGTTGCCAAGACCTTGTGTACCCCATTGGGCTTGCTAGTAAAGActgtgggaggagggaagggagtggGTGACATCAAGCTAGCCTTTGATAAGGGTCCTCCGGATGTATTGGTGGCCACCCCCGGAGCTATGGTCAAAGCCTTACGGAGGCGCTACTTGGATCTGAGTGAACTGAGAGTCTTTGTAGTGGACGAAGCTGACACCATGTTTGACCCCAGTTTTGCAGGCATGCTGGAGAGCATCCTGGTCCACACTCAGGTAGCCAGTGAGCCTTCTGAGACCCGTGGACCCAACCCCAAATCCCAGCTGGTGGTGGTTGGAGCCACCTTCCCTGGGGGTGTGGGTGATGTCCTCAGCCAGGTGACTGATCTAGGCAGCATAGTGACCATCAAGAGCAAGATGTTGCATTACTTAATGCCCCATGTCAAGCAGACCTTCTTGAAGGTGAAGGGAGCTGATAAGCTGTTAGAGCTCCACCAAGCCCTGAAGCAGACAGAGCCGGAGAAGCATGGGGTGCTTGTTTTCTGCAACAAGTCAGCCACTGTCAACTGGCTTGGCTACTCCCTTGAGGAAATGGGAGTGCGCCATGTCCGTCTGCAGGGGGAGATGCCCGCAGCAGTGAGGGCTGGGATCTTCCGGTCCTTTCAGAAAGGTCAGGTGGATGTGTTGATCTGCACAGACATTGCCTCTCGtggcctggacacacagagGGTCCGACTGGTGGTCAACTATGACTTTCCCGAGTCCCACACTGACTACATTCACCGAACAGGGCGGGTGGGCAGGGCGGGCAGTGTGGAGAACGGGGAAGTGCTAAGTTTTGTCAGCCATCCCTGGGATGTGGAGCGGGTGCAGCAAATAGAGACTGCCGCCAGGAGGAGAACCATCCTTCCAGGCATGGAGTCTGCCATCCAAAAACCAAGCCCCAAAGAGATGGAGACTGAATAA